From Actinomyces procaprae:
CGTCGTCGTCCAGGGTGGCGGACACGGTCAGGGAGCGGGCCTCCTGGATGCCGGCCACCTCCACCGGCAGGCGGCGGCCCGCGAGGTACACGGTCTCCCGCTCCGCCAGGTCCACCGCCAGGGAGTGCGCCGGGTTGCCGTACAGGGGTGCGGTGGTGGCGTACGCGGGGCCGCCGCCGATCCACATGGCCTGGGAGTCGGCCTGCACGGCGACCAGCGCCGACGCCGACGCCCCGTCATCGGTGACCGCCTCCACCCGGTACACCGTCTCACCACTGGACAGGGCGAGCGGGTCAGCGGTGGCGTAGTCGAGCGGCACCTCGGCGTCCAGCGGCTCCCAGGACTCGCCGCCGTCCACGGACCGGGCCACCCGGTTGCGGGTGGCCGGCGGAGAGTTGGGGGTGAGCACGCTGCCGTCGGCGGAGACCGCGTAGGACTGGCCCCCGAGCATGGCGTATGGGCCTGCAGGGTCCCACCACTCCGCCACCAGGCCCTCCTGGCTGGCGTCCGTGGTCAGGGCCGGGTGGCGCACCCACAGGGTGCCGCCCGTGCACACCACGGCGGGGCGCGCGGCCACGGCCCCCTCGGGGACCGAGGCTGCCAGGACCGCCCGGTCACCGCCACCAGCCAGGCCGGTGCCCGTGGGGGCGGGCTCGCTGGTCACAGCCAGCACGCTGCCGTCGGCGGCGAGCCACTCCACCTCCACCGACACCACGGCCCCACTGGTGGGCTCCTCGGCCGCCGGCACCGAGGCGGGCGCCGCCGGCACCGGCGCGGTGGTGTCCACGACGGCGGTTGCCCCGTCTCCGGATACGACGGCACCGTCTACCACCACGGTGTCCCCGCCGGCGGCCGCCACCACGGCTGCGCCGTCCAGGACAGCCGTGGCGCCGTCGGCGGCCACCGCCACAGTCAGGGCGGGCGCCGCCTGCTCCGCCGGTGCGGCGTCCTGGCCGGTGACGTCCAGCACCACCGCATCATGCACGGTCAGCGGGCTGCCCCCGGCGCGCAAGTAGCAGATGAACTGGATCTTCCCCTCGCCATCGCGGAAATTGATGGGGAGGTCCACCCAGATGGTGGCACGGCTGGTGCCCGCCGACAGCTGCTTGCGGCTACCCGACGGCCACAGGGACCGCGTGTAGGTGCCCGCCGTCGTCAGGTAGTAGCAGCCCATGTCCACGTAGCAGTCCGCCTCGGCAGACACCAGCAGCGCCAGCCGGTACGTGCGGCCGCCAGGCAGGTCCCGCGTGCTGGTGCCGATACGGCCCGCGTTGCCGGACACCGCCGACGTCGACGTCGAGATACTGCCCGAGGTCTTGGCGACCTCGGCGTTGACCCACCAGTCGGCGGTCCACCGGTAGGCGACCTCCAGCCCGGCATCCACGCCCCCGGCAGCCACGTCCATGCCCCACGCCAGATGCTCGCCCGCCGACACCGGCACAGGGTCCGCCACGGCGACACGGCACCCCCACCCGGGCACCACAGGCGCCGCCTGCGCCCACCCGTCAGCCGTGCCGTCAGCCGCCGCCAGCGCACCGCCAGTCGTGGCCCACGCCGTCGGGCGCGCCATGTACGGGTCCGGCACCAGGCCCACCACACGAGCCGACGCCGGCAGCGGCGCAGGATTCGCCAGCGCCAGCTGCACCGCCCCAGTGGTCTCGTCCCACACGGCATCCACGAGCGGCACCGGCGGCGAGGGGTACACCACCGACACCACCGACACGGCGGTAGCCGACTGCCGGACCGCCGACACCACAGTCACCGACACCTGCCACGTACTGCCGTGCGGCAGCCGCGACGCCATAGATACCCGAGTCCCGGCCCCGGACACGCTCACCGTCTCCACCGGCCCGGACGGCACACCGTCCACCAGCTCCACGAGCTCCACCACAGCCGACACCTGGGCGTGCCCCTCGCTCTGAGCGTAGGACCACGCCACATCCGTGGTCGCAGCACCCACCACAGGCCCCGGGGCCGTGATCCCCACCACGGGCGGCGTCGCCGCCCGGAACTGCGCGGCCGCCTGCCCCAGGCCCCCACCAGCCGGGGACCACGCGGCAGAATCACCACCCGCACCACCGTCATACAAACCCTTGGTGCGCACAGTCCACATGTACTGGCCCACCGGCAGCGTGACCGCAGCAGTCTGCGCAGCCCCCGTGACATCGATGGTCTGCACCAGCTCGGTGACCAGCGGGGACACCACCCGCCGCAGCTCCACGCGGGCGGCGGTCTGCGCCGTCGAATCCGTAGGGATGTGCCGCCAGGACAGCACCACGCGCCCCGGCGCCACAGTCCCGGTCGGGCCCAGCACCGTCGGCGCAGACGGAGCCCCCAGCACCTGCACCGCAGGCGACGGCGACGACGGTGCCGACCGCAGCCCGTTGGGGGTCTTGGTGACCACCGTGTAGGTGTGGGCAGCCGCCGGATCCGGGGCACGGTGCACAAACGACGTGACGTTATTCCCGACAGACCCGACGAGCACGCCGTTGTCGTAGACGTCATAACTGCCCTCATTATGCAAGACAGTCTTCGACCAGGAGATGACAATATCGCCCGCCGAATTCTTGATAGCCGTAAGGCCGGTGGCGGGAGTGGGGGTAGTCCACACCGTCGCCGACTGCGCCCGCCCGGACTCCCTCCCATTCCACGCCCACACCCGGTAATAGGTGGCGCGCCCCGCTGGCAGGGACGTGTCAGACCAGGCCGTCCCCGTCCCCTGCACAGTGCCGACCCGCACCCAGGATTTGGTCTGGTTGTTGTAGTATTCAATCCCCGACGCGGACACGGGGTGAGACGCGTCTCGCCGCTGCGACCACGAGACGCGGATTGTCTTGCCGTCCGTCGTCGTCGCGGACACGCCCGTAGGCGTGTACGGCACCTCATACTGCCGGGCAGCGACCGTCACCGACCGCGTAACCTTCGGGCTGCCCCCATTCCAAATCGGCCCCAGCGACGCCGAGAAACTGCGGGTCACGGTGGACCCGTAGGCGGTAGCAACCGTAATCGTCTGCCGGGCGACTTCCTTAGTTACCGTCGCCCCATACCCGGACGAGAAGGATACGGACACGTCGCCCGTGATCGCACCCGACCGGTGCAGCACCGACGAGTACGAATGCCCATACGCAACCGACTGCAAATAGTAGACGACGGTCAGCCGCACGCTGCCAGAATCGACACTCCCCGACTGGGAAACGTCAATACCGACACGCATGTACCCCGATGCGGAGCCCCACTGGATAGCCAACCGTCACACCCCCAGAGTCTCACGCAGCCGACCACGAGACGCCGGACCAACCGCACGCTCAATACGCACGTCCATCTCCCCCAGGAGCGACCCATTGGCGTCCAAGAGCGTGACCTTCTCCGGCCACCGGTCGCGGCTGGCCGCTAGCTGAGCCAGCAGGTCCCACTGGCCGCCGGTAAACACCGGCTCGGGCTTTCCCGTTTCATTAGCGACCAGTGACAGGCCGGGCTGCAAAAGACCGCCCTGGTCATACTTCAGGCGCCCGTAGGTGACGGACCCGTACACCGGGACCTGCCGGGCCGAGCCGCCCGGGTGCGGCTCCTCCACGATCTGGCCGCGGCCGGCGTACCACGCGATGTGGTACGCCGGATTGCCCCAGAACACGACGTCGCCGGGGATCGGCGAGGTCACAGGGGACGCGACGGCTTGGTAGCCCGCAGCCGTCAGACGCGGCGCCCGATGCCCCGTGTGAGTCAGGGCGTAGTAGACCAGGCCGGAGCAGTCCAGCCCCGGCGGAATACTCGACCCACCCCACACGTACGGGGTACCCAAGAGAGTCTTCGCGAAATCCACCGGCGCGGACCCGGTACCGAGCGTCTCGGTCTTCTTCTTCAACCACTCGCCGATAGAGGTAATAGCATTCCCGGGGATTTCCTTAACCGCGTCGCCGAGCTGGCCAGCGAGCGGGAACCCGCCCATGAGGGCGTCCACGGGCTTGCGCACCAGCTCGGTAACCGCACCGATCGGGTCGGAGATGATCTCCGCCGCCGCCTCAACAGTATTAGCGAGCCAGTCGGTCACGCCCTTAATGCCGCCGCCGACCGCGTCCTTTACCTTGTTGAAGATACCGCCGAGGAAGAAGTGCTGGTAGCCGCGGTCTCCGATCGCGGACAGGCCCCGCCGGCCCCCGCCGACCGCAGCCCGATTCATCGCGTTCACGGCCTTCTCGCCGCCGACGGCGCGCACCCACTCCGGGCGCATGATCGCCTCACCGCCCGACAGGGCCAGCGCGCCGCCACCATCACGAGAGACGAAATGGTAGACGTCCTTGCCGGGCGTGTAGCCCGGCAGCACACCACCGGACGCGTAGCCCGGAATCTTCGACACCGACGGCAGGGTGATATTCAGG
This genomic window contains:
- a CDS encoding fibronectin type III domain-containing protein, whose translation is MTVAARQYEVPYTPTGVSATTTDGKTIRVSWSQRRDASHPVSASGIEYYNNQTKSWVRVGTVQGTGTAWSDTSLPAGRATYYRVWAWNGRESGRAQSATVWTTPTPATGLTAIKNSAGDIVISWSKTVLHNEGSYDVYDNGVLVGSVGNNVTSFVHRAPDPAAAHTYTVVTKTPNGLRSAPSSPSPAVQVLGAPSAPTVLGPTGTVAPGRVVLSWRHIPTDSTAQTAARVELRRVVSPLVTELVQTIDVTGAAQTAAVTLPVGQYMWTVRTKGLYDGGAGGDSAAWSPAGGGLGQAAAQFRAATPPVVGITAPGPVVGAATTDVAWSYAQSEGHAQVSAVVELVELVDGVPSGPVETVSVSGAGTRVSMASRLPHGSTWQVSVTVVSAVRQSATAVSVVSVVYPSPPVPLVDAVWDETTGAVQLALANPAPLPASARVVGLVPDPYMARPTAWATTGGALAAADGTADGWAQAAPVVPGWGCRVAVADPVPVSAGEHLAWGMDVAAGGVDAGLEVAYRWTADWWVNAEVAKTSGSISTSTSAVSGNAGRIGTSTRDLPGGRTYRLALLVSAEADCYVDMGCYYLTTAGTYTRSLWPSGSRKQLSAGTSRATIWVDLPINFRDGEGKIQFICYLRAGGSPLTVHDAVVLDVTGQDAAPAEQAAPALTVAVAADGATAVLDGAAVVAAAGGDTVVVDGAVVSGDGATAVVDTTAPVPAAPASVPAAEEPTSGAVVSVEVEWLAADGSVLAVTSEPAPTGTGLAGGGDRAVLAASVPEGAVAARPAVVCTGGTLWVRHPALTTDASQEGLVAEWWDPAGPYAMLGGQSYAVSADGSVLTPNSPPATRNRVARSVDGGESWEPLDAEVPLDYATADPLALSSGETVYRVEAVTDDGASASALVAVQADSQAMWIGGGPAYATTAPLYGNPAHSLAVDLAERETVYLAGRRLPVEVAGIQEARSLTVSATLDDDDMPIRDALAALAVLPGPVVYRDPLGRRMWCSMSGLSLPRDYRGGIWDIDLDLTEVDRDD